Below is a genomic region from Cotesia glomerata isolate CgM1 linkage group LG5, MPM_Cglom_v2.3, whole genome shotgun sequence.
gcaatgtaaaataatttttaaattataaaatttaataattaaagccAGTATTTTATTTCCGAGCtcataaatgataaatttaatttttgacatcCAAAACGTCATTTTCAAGTATAGTTCCGGACTTTCCATCGGATTATTCTAACTCTGTGTAAAGTTACAAAactataattgtttaaatgaatgtgaatattaatattaggaagaataaagttaaataaaaaactcggGTAGATTACCGGTGATGATATGTTAGCAAACTGTTTAAATGTTTGGCAAAAGCGGAGGAGCGTCCAGCTGCTGCAGTGCAGCAAACAGCGTTAATCGCTTGGAATGGACAACTTTTAGCAACATCAACCGGTCACCCTTTGCCATTGCCGTTGCCGGTACTGCTGCTACTACTATAAACACAACATTTACACTGGAAAGTGgttatatttatctttaactAAATTCCGCCATTACTCCCATTTACAAGTTTCTCCGGTTTAAGTAGCtgtagttttaattaattattgatataacTACAACAATCATACACTAGTTATTACAGTTATGTTTCATCCTATTACTATTCCAATATATCACTTTGATTTATGGAAATATTATGTAACTTTTAACCACACATAGTTtctattcattatttaaagcTCTAAAAAgctcaattatattttatcttcatcaataaaattttttatctatttataattatactgtcgatgttttaaattattctactGACATTTCAGTAGTTTGGTTTTAAGGCAAGAAATTTCCAATGAGCTGAGATTTAATGTAagaacttaaataataatgagtaATGGAAAATTATAAGTAGTACTCAAGCAGTCTGATGCTTTTTCTTGAGAATTTATCCTGCATTAATGAAACATTTAATTCCAGccttggaaaattttaataaccgACAAAAAAGGATTGCAAGTTTCTGTAAtttaatgagaaaattttatttaaaaaaaaattgtcattatgTAAAATTTGAGTAGTGCTTGAAAAAGTCGCTTATTAGATAAATTGAAATCAATTGATAGTGTAAGATACTTGTGATTCCTTGGAATTTATTAAACGGTAAGCTTCCATTACcctcttatatatttttcttggTGATTCAATAAGATAATTTATCTTGCTTATAATAATTCCACTTGTTCAATGcccctttattttttttcatctattttcTTCAGGCTCTATTACCCGGGCATTAAATCCATTACTCTGAATTACCTTATTGCGattaactttattaaatttaagtaacgtaataaaaaaagtttcttacGAACAAAAGAgcggattattattatttaaaatgaaaatttttgaataaaatactaaattaCAATCtagttattctaaaaaaatgcTCATAGTttctgaaatattaattttattaaaaaattatgacctaaaattgtagcttaaaaaattttttatttattgacataCTTAAATTAGTACATTAgttgttgttttatttttcttagataaaaaatttttattaaaaaagctaaaaaaaatatttttgtactcTAGACtaatcttcaatattttcagAGATATAAtcacttaatttaaatagtgatcactataaaaaatgattaaacctaaaatattgatcttaaacaaaaataatattattattattatatctacgatgaatttaaagtttaatttacacCTTCGTGGAGAAAGAGGATGAGAAAAGCAGGAGACTCGCATTAAATCATACCTGCCCAGCCGGATGACTGTTATTCCCATCTCATTCTACCCAGAAATGCACACGgccattaattttcattaagcACAAACGAAATTCACCCttagtgaaaattttatgctgaataaaaaattctgacttggtaaattaaaataaaaacaatgataATAGAATCTCCGCTTTGtaacaactaataaattattcaactacaagacaaaaatttactaaaatacgtcaaattaataaacaatttacgAGTACCATGTTGTCAAAGGACGTAATTATAAAAGGGAACTTGAATAGAAGCAcagaaaattttctgttaatataataagaaaataatgaaattttttggatcGGTCTGGGGTATCCTTTGGTCTGTACGGTGAATTTCTCGGTATTCCTCCCTCAGGCATTCGACGGATTCGAGTTAACCGGTGGAGTAGATAGTTTGAAGAGGATACTTGGCCTCGGGTGTGGCTTTGTACAGCACTCAAGGACTCGATACGACAATCGACTGCGCACTGGGAAATCGAGTTAATCATTGGTCACGATCCTATCCCTTGAGATCAAGGCGCAACCCGAAAGCTTACGAGGATATTCAATCAATATATCAGCTCGAAGACCTTTCATCGGAATTACTGTTCCAAATATAACACACGTGTGGTGGCGAAGCTctcaaaaaattaccaaattttCTCTCTGCAGGAATTAATTAtgcaacttttaaaaagtaaCAAATCCCATAAAGCGCAACCACtgtatttatttgtaatttcttaattacttaATCTCTCAAACaagtttggaaaaaaaaaaaaacaacctGCTACCGCAGCAAAATGTTTCCAACGTAAATGGACTAAAAATTCACAgcggtttaatttttttggtttgatAAAAGAGATACAGGAATGTTTATCACAAAACTTAACCGTCAAATAAATCCATCTTGGCCATTAGTAGAGAAAACGTGTGGATGCATAATCGCAAATAAGCTCGCTTTTGAacttaatgatttagctaCTCTACGAGCCCATTAAAAGCCTTGGATACCCAATTACGGATCGCTTCAAGTTTCGAGGATCTCGAAATATCAATCGTAATCCGTATTTCTCAAATCTTAAgttttattcattcattttttgattGAAGTACAAGCTTagatttaatgatttaaattatcgtgcacggaaaaaataacataataaagaattttgcatcattgcgtcaaaaaatttttatgttaaatttttaacacttcttatttgtgttgatttaacagaataactaacatttaaaaatttttttcaatttttcttattaaaaaatattttgcccGCCAAATTGATGacaaatttgatttatgaatagaaaatacttaagttaaatataaatatttttaagaaaaaatacttgaaattaaggtgtaaaagtgataaaaaatgcgacaatactaaaaaaaagatcaggtataaaaattttgcagttactgtgttttaataTTGGGCAGCCaaagtgttaaatttacatataaaagtgttaaatatttaatacaaaaatttttaacattaagtTTTTTGACGTAGTGACGCAAAATTTTGTAGTGTGAAAggttggataaaaataaaaagaaaattttttagatattaattattttttattatcaattacatTGATCGGTACTAATCTACATCGAAAGACATATTAGCACTTTGAATATCTAaagtatttacaatttaattatttcaatgagctataatacaaataaattattttagatcgATGAATACTGTATACATATACATTTACATGTATCAACACACATTCACGTCTATTTATCTGTTTACATTTCCCAAaatccatttatttatttatttattacactaGTGTTCTATTATATTTCTTAGACTCTGGCGAAAGTAAACGGTAAACATGtatattacattaaataaaataattatttataaataataataggatacttgtataatattttacaataatactCAATATTTTATGCCTGAGGCAAAATTTAAGCTACGGAtcatttttctacttaaaatttaaatatacgaCGGTTTTAACTTTTAACAATTAGATATTATTATGTGCATCTTTTTCTAATCAAGTCTTTCATActcttataaaaatctaacttaaacaaaacaaataaaaacctTTCTATTTAACAGTAaactttctttaattttaaataagttacaaaaaatatttacctataatttataatttataatttataatcatcaCTTATTTTGCCTTTTTTCATGATCAAAATCTTCGATGCAATTTTGAGGAGCAAACTGTTAAGtctaattcattcaaaagtaaaaaaataattgtttttccGTCAGTTACAGCTTTTTAACGTTTTTTCGTGTTTAAAAGCAAATGGCGAAGCGCGTGAAATGGCGGCGACGCATGCGCAGTAACTCGAGAAATTTTGATTGGGTTTTTTCGATGAAATATCAAATGTTTGCTCctgtgtataaataaatttaatttaatttaataataaatgtataaaaaattaaaccgaGTTgagattcataaaaaaaattgttacttaaaaatttggcCTGAATCGATGGCTCATTTAAGAGTTCTGAGATAAAGAGCAGCAATACTAAGACTGAGAGCTTTTAAGAAACTTGAATCAACTCGGCAATAAAACAAACCGAGACAACGGTGAGCTGAATTTTCATGAGAACAATCACCAGAAAGAGTATCCATACTATTTTTACAGCGAAAGACAAAACAATActttgatataaatatattcgcttttcataaatataatagtttaattataaaatattcctAAATGCAAACTtaacgaaatttttgagcACATGGCGGTTAAAGCGGTCGGGGTGTGCACAGAACTTAACTCGACCActagaataacttttattttttaattaattgtatgtaATTGTATGTATATGTACATCTATAATATAACGATCTTaagtaaaactttaaataaagtttacaTTCAGCGGATGAAGAATCGAAGAGCGAACACGTACTATGAATAAGTATAGtcgataaatatttcttttaaattataatttgttattacttcaatcaacaattattattatgataaactATGtacagatatatatatatataagtcaTACAACAGTTTAGATTTAACTAACCGACAAGTGAACATTGCTCGAATTGTTTGCTTACGGGAGCAAACTTTGCTGATCTTTGTTAGGATTGCTATACCTTTAGCAGTTCGCGAATTCCACCTCATCTGTTTTCGActcatttattttgtttatgatAGCTTATATATTGAGATAAATTCTtgatattatcaattaaaaaaaaaatttatatcgaaaacataaaatatgtataaaaaaattaatttattttttaaagaaaaatttggtttttttggggtaatttttttggtttaaaatttgaaatttaactaTCAAAACAACATTGATCGTAATTTTCCTagctaataatattaaatattgttccAAGCGactaaaattcaaattctttgtcaagaaataaaataaataaaatactgttATAAAAATGCCCAAAATTTAaccaaatttttctattttaatcttaaaactTTTCAACCTCCCTCAGTATGATAATAttatctacacggaaaaatttaaaactattctATAACATACGGTGCTCAGTCATTCAATCTTCATTAACTATGCAGTCACAAAACCGTTGTTTCGTAACGTTTTTACTTGAATATTACAAAGACCGTCTGTGCTTGTAAATTCACcgacgatgatgatgataatgataatgttgATGATGAAttagtatatatatttatatttaattaatatttcctTTGAGTGGAGTCTATGGAGAAACAACGGAGAGCAAAGGCACTTATGCTTCCGTCTCAACACGACCAAGCGCGTTGGACCGGTTGTTTTTACGTGAATAAATAATGGCTGGCTAGGAGAAGGACCGTCGTCAATTGGGTGATAATTCGTACCTGGGAGGTGGTGGCGGCGCCGGAGACAATGCACTCACTTTGTGTGTAGAGCGAGCAGTGCATCTGTAAAACAGAAAACAGACAAAAGATTGTTGTTAAGTAATTGAAGTTGAGTTTAATATAATTGGgttcaatttaatttagtttAAGTAACGAGTTGAAGATGAGAATAACTGCACAAGTTCTACTCTGTATTACGtttgattgaattttatttaattacttctGAGGATGGTTTTACGTTGTGAAAGATTCGAGACAATCCAGTCGAGCTTACCTTAATTAGAGAGTTCGACATTCGGTCAAGAAAGTCTTTTGTGAATTCTGCTGTTTCTTCGCCGCACTTCCTTCGGACTGTGTGATGCGAGCATGCCAAAAATTCACGGAATGCACTGaaacaaaattgtttaattttttttttattaatctatattaataagagaataagcaaaattttgcggccagtgtatttatatgataaaatgggtttttatggtgaaATTTGGTATCgctggaaaagtcttgaccttgAGTTAttccttttcatggtttcatatcattttcaccaatagtcaatttatgatgataaatatttaggttgcattcgaaaattctctatctttaggtacataattaagaaatgagtttgtatcttgtcaactattgacatttttaaagatataagctcaccctgacactacattcattaagagctttcatttgagtacccacatgattttttcatatatttcatatatatatgtatatatgaaaaatatatcaaaaatgcatgtgggtactcaaataaaagctcttgatgactGTAACAtctggatgagcttatatctttaaaatatatatgtatatatgaaaaatatatcaaaaattcatgtgggtactcaaatgaaagctcttgatgagtgtaacatcaggatgagcttatatagttaaaaacttcaatagttaagaaagtacagtgcaatttaacaaaagtcattatttaataaagcaaaattttattaaatgtaaaaattttgacgaCAGGAAAAAATTCCAAGAGTGAGTAagttaaatatcataaattatacTAAGCAAGAGCAGAGTGATGGAACAACGcaataaagttaaaataaaacaattagagtgaaagaataaaatgataaaagatAAAGAGGAagtgaaatataattttgaggAAAATAGTATATACGAAGCAACAACGGGTGATATTATCTTTTCGTTttgtatattttgtatatattcATTACGAACACTCCTAACACTCGTATCCAGTTTTCCCGCGGGAATGTGTCGAGTCGTAGCTGGATGGTACAGTTGAGGATGTAACGTCATTAGCCTATCTGTGCTACGGTCTACTGCAGCTTTTGAACTCGTTTCCCTTCCGACATTCACTGGATACGATGCAGGATAGAGGATGGAGGAGGATCCTACTCACGAGCTGGCCACTAGGATAACTATTGCCGGTATAGAATCGAGCGAGCGAgcgaaaaaataaactaaataaaaggAAAAGAAATAACAACTGGATGTGCGAACACTGTACCTGTGCTGGAATTTCCGAAATAATTCACGAGTACGCGTATTATGCGCAGCACAAAATCCGTTATTACCTTTTTCTCCTCCCGCCTCCCGCCTGCCGACTGGCAAATAGACTCTACTCCTCCGCTGTTTTAATGTAATCTTGTATTTTGTAATCCGAAGAATTGAACATACGAACACACGGAGGAACGAATAACCGTGTGTGTTATTATGGGAATTCCCAGAGTGGGCATTGACGCAATAAATAATGGTAATTAGTTAGACACAAAAGGCCCTGGCGCATAAACGATAACGATATTATTAATTCctatttatggaaattattgtCCCAGCCGATACTTGACACAGTGTCAAGGCTCCTTTTCATATTCATATGCATATTTTAGTTTTGATAACATATTatcatttcaataattttattattattattattattattattattcgtgTTAGTGTATCAGCTCcttgattataaatattatttactattcaAAGGATAACAATGTTAATATTGTATATTTTGGTATGTACAATATTtgattttgtttatatttgcGAAACGTtgcgttaaaaaaagtattgattttgaaaataatttgattataattattaattttcactattgcccaaataattaaaatgatattgGTGAATTTTGTCCCGAGTAATTGCGTTAAATTTTCCATCAAAgtatttacatatttaataacagaTAAATTCCaagtttaatataattaaatccGACTACAAAAGGTATCCGGTCGAAAAAttccattgaaaaaaattccaacgaagcataaatgaataattattatttaaataaaaatcaagacTCACCAACACACAGATTTAACGTTCTCTGAAGATTTTGTTGTGTTTTTGGACTCCAACTCAATTACCGACTGTTGATATCTCTTTGAGCAGAGCTCGTAGTCGGTTTGGACCTTTTGCATACACGGTGCATGCTTTAGAAAAGCTGAAACAAACAAATCATACATGCTGTTAAATAAAACGCGTAAAAGTACTCAGACAATTAATAGTCattcgttaaaatttttatccctCTTTAAAATGCTGGAAATTGAGTTTGATTGCATTCCATGTAATGGGCTGAAGCTTCATTAAAAGTTCCATCAATTACAATTGCAACTATTAAACAAAATGGTAACTTGGGCTTCACGGACGGGAGtacaattgtttaaaataaacatcgttatttttatttttatacgctTTGttgtaacttttttatttttataccgatcaaaggattttttaatatttaattggcttatttatttttaaagtcatTTGTTA
It encodes:
- the LOC123264962 gene encoding uncharacterized protein LOC123264962, whose amino-acid sequence is MKNIVETPLSWFTILLAAFYSLLASCRGHECGQENLLKCARPLGKITNNNNLGFVTTKSELQALCPDLQSSMKCINSYTKNCMPENQRQNFNSLYQGVNIAIKELCQDGSYQDAFLKHAPCMQKVQTDYELCSKRYQQSVIELESKNTTKSSENVKSVCCAFREFLACSHHTVRRKCGEETAEFTKDFLDRMSNSLIKMHCSLYTQSECIVSGAATTSQVRIITQLTTVLLLASHYLFT